In Stieleria varia, one genomic interval encodes:
- the ilvC gene encoding ketol-acid reductoisomerase produces MAATIYYENDADLSHLKGKTIAILGYGSQGHAQAQNLRDSGCNVVIGQRPGSKNYDLAVSHDFKPMSIAEATKAADVVNVLLPDEVQADIFKSEIRDNLSKGNILMCSHGFNIHFEQITPPEGIDTLLVAPKGPGHLVRSEYEKGGGVPCLIALGEGAAESTKNIGLAYAKGIGGTRGGVIQTSFAEETETDLFGEQVVLCGGVSELVKAGFETLVEAGYQPEMAYFECMHELKLIVDLLYQGGLSYMRYSISNTAEYGDYVSGPRIITPETKLEMKRILTEIQNGTFARNWILENRGGAAFFKATRRRERDHGVEQIGRGLRKMMTWIEEKEV; encoded by the coding sequence ATGGCTGCCACCATCTACTACGAAAACGACGCTGACCTCTCGCACCTCAAGGGCAAGACCATCGCGATTCTCGGCTACGGTTCACAAGGACACGCGCAAGCCCAGAACCTTCGCGATAGCGGTTGCAACGTTGTGATCGGACAACGCCCCGGTTCCAAGAACTACGACCTCGCTGTCTCCCACGATTTCAAGCCGATGTCGATCGCCGAAGCCACCAAGGCGGCCGATGTCGTCAACGTGTTGTTGCCCGACGAAGTGCAAGCGGACATCTTCAAGTCGGAGATACGTGACAACCTGTCCAAGGGCAACATCCTGATGTGCTCACACGGATTCAACATCCACTTTGAACAAATCACGCCTCCCGAAGGTATCGATACCCTGCTGGTTGCCCCCAAAGGCCCCGGGCACTTGGTACGTAGCGAGTACGAAAAAGGTGGCGGGGTTCCCTGCTTGATCGCCCTGGGCGAAGGAGCAGCCGAGTCGACCAAGAACATCGGTTTGGCGTACGCGAAAGGCATCGGGGGAACCCGCGGTGGTGTGATTCAAACGTCGTTCGCCGAAGAAACCGAGACGGACCTGTTCGGCGAACAAGTCGTTTTGTGCGGCGGCGTGAGCGAGTTGGTCAAAGCCGGTTTTGAAACGCTGGTGGAAGCCGGCTATCAGCCCGAAATGGCGTACTTTGAGTGCATGCACGAACTGAAGCTCATCGTCGACTTGCTCTATCAAGGCGGCTTGAGCTACATGCGTTACAGCATCAGCAACACCGCCGAGTACGGTGACTACGTCAGCGGTCCGCGAATCATCACGCCCGAAACCAAGCTTGAGATGAAGCGGATCCTGACCGAGATCCAAAACGGAACCTTCGCCCGCAATTGGATCCTCGAAAACCGTGGCGGCGCCGCGTTCTTCAAAGCCACCCGTCGTCGCGAGCGTGACCACGGCGTCGAGCAAATCGGCCGCGGCCTCCGCAAGATGATGACTTGGATCGAAGAAAAAGAAGTTTGA
- a CDS encoding DUF1559 domain-containing protein, with protein sequence MPSTPLRRRRQRGFTLIELLVSIAIISILVGLLLPAVQASREAARMTSCQNNLKQVGLAVQNFESQRKELPPSRNYDHYTSWAFLILPFMEQSALRAEWNDRLKYYYQSDEARLTQIPMYYCPSRRDAKVISVAGDDILSPFEISGHVPGTVSDYACSAGHGPAGVWNWITSNGAMIMGRGATEPPTVPEGYYAPPNAELVSWSSRTNYASLEDGASNTILVGEKHVRPLRQGISPEDGAIYNGDHPANFSRCGGPGYPLARFPNDQFQNNFGSYHVGGVNFVFADGSVRTFDVNISTDVLGRLTHRNDHEVVTEQ encoded by the coding sequence ATGCCTAGCACACCATTACGGAGACGGCGCCAACGAGGGTTTACGCTGATCGAGTTGTTGGTTTCCATTGCCATCATCTCCATCTTGGTCGGGTTGTTGTTGCCCGCCGTGCAGGCGTCTCGAGAAGCGGCTCGGATGACCAGTTGCCAGAACAATCTGAAACAGGTCGGACTGGCGGTTCAGAATTTTGAAAGTCAACGAAAGGAATTGCCGCCCAGCCGAAACTACGACCATTACACAAGCTGGGCATTCTTGATCTTGCCGTTCATGGAGCAGTCGGCGTTGAGAGCAGAGTGGAACGATCGGCTGAAGTATTACTATCAGAGTGACGAAGCACGTTTGACACAGATACCGATGTACTATTGCCCCAGTCGCCGGGACGCGAAGGTGATCAGCGTCGCGGGCGATGACATTCTGTCGCCCTTTGAGATCAGCGGACATGTGCCCGGGACGGTTTCAGATTACGCGTGCAGCGCCGGGCACGGGCCGGCAGGCGTTTGGAACTGGATCACGTCCAACGGTGCGATGATCATGGGCCGCGGAGCGACTGAGCCGCCGACAGTGCCGGAAGGCTATTACGCGCCGCCCAACGCCGAGTTGGTCAGTTGGAGCAGCCGAACCAACTACGCAAGCTTAGAAGACGGAGCCAGCAACACCATTCTGGTCGGCGAGAAACATGTCCGGCCGCTGCGTCAAGGAATCTCGCCCGAGGATGGTGCGATTTACAACGGGGACCACCCGGCGAATTTTTCGCGATGTGGCGGACCGGGTTATCCGCTGGCGCGGTTTCCCAACGATCAGTTCCAAAACAACTTTGGCAGCTACCACGTGGGCGGTGTGAACTTTGTTTTCGCAGACGGCAGTGTGCGCACGTTTGACGTGAACATCTCAACGGATGTCTTGGGGCGGTTGACCCATCGCAACGACCATGAGGTCGTCACCGAACAGTGA
- a CDS encoding Gfo/Idh/MocA family protein: MNRPVRWGILGCGDIATKRVADAILRDTQSELVAACRRDSAGLAQFGNHFGVSRLYSTADELIADGDIDAIYVATPVYLHCPHTIASANAGKHVLVEKPMAMSANECQQMIDVCRSYGVTLGVAYYRRFYPVVSRIAELLTTGALGRPLSILATTGLETRFDRDNWRVVLSQGGGGPLMDIGSHRLDVFNMLLGAPLEVQAAVTASEDYEAEQAATLLMRFAGGTTGVLQCYFGAANVSDRLELIGTEGRVLTESLNDGNLQVITAAGSQIEQHPPHYNLHAPLIADFTTAIQEGREPKISGVEGMTTTQIIDTAYESSGLR; the protein is encoded by the coding sequence GTGAACCGACCTGTTCGTTGGGGAATCTTGGGATGCGGCGACATTGCGACCAAGCGAGTCGCCGACGCTATTTTGCGTGATACACAGAGCGAGCTGGTTGCCGCTTGCCGAAGGGATTCCGCGGGACTGGCCCAATTCGGTAACCACTTCGGTGTCTCGCGTTTGTACTCCACTGCCGACGAGCTGATCGCCGACGGAGACATCGATGCGATCTACGTGGCAACGCCCGTTTACTTGCACTGCCCGCACACCATTGCATCGGCAAACGCTGGCAAGCACGTTTTGGTTGAAAAACCGATGGCGATGTCGGCCAATGAATGCCAGCAGATGATCGATGTCTGCCGCAGCTATGGAGTGACTCTTGGCGTAGCCTACTACCGACGGTTCTATCCCGTCGTGTCACGCATCGCGGAGCTTCTGACCACGGGAGCACTCGGCCGACCGCTATCGATCCTTGCCACCACGGGACTCGAAACAAGATTCGACCGAGACAACTGGCGTGTGGTTCTGTCGCAAGGTGGCGGCGGTCCGCTGATGGACATTGGTAGCCACCGGCTTGATGTCTTCAACATGCTGCTGGGAGCACCCTTGGAAGTGCAAGCCGCTGTGACGGCATCGGAGGACTATGAAGCCGAGCAAGCGGCGACGTTGCTGATGCGTTTCGCTGGTGGAACCACCGGTGTGCTGCAGTGCTATTTTGGCGCCGCCAACGTGTCTGATCGTTTAGAACTCATCGGTACCGAAGGCCGAGTGCTGACCGAATCACTCAACGACGGTAACTTGCAAGTGATCACAGCAGCAGGATCACAAATCGAACAGCATCCACCACATTACAATTTGCACGCACCCTTGATCGCAGATTTCACAACTGCGATCCAGGAAGGCAGAGAGCCCAAGATCTCGGGCGTGGAAGGAATGACGACCACGCAAATCATCGACACTGCCTACGAGTCATCCGGATTGCGATAG
- the alaS gene encoding alanine--tRNA ligase, whose product MKTDELREKYLEFFESKGCVRRPSDVLVPTWDPSVLFTPAGMNQFKDHFLGKVKLDFTRATTCQKCLRTGDIDNVGRTAYHHTFFEMLGNFSFGDYFKHDAIAWAWEFLTSKKWLAIPADKLTVTVYKDDDEAYGIWKESIGLPDAAISRMDEDENFWPASAPSQGPDGVCGPCSEIYYHLPDGSDVEIWNLVFTQFNRVGEPPNNLQPLPSKNIDTGMGLERTASVLQGVPTNFHIDSLFPIVQAAAEVVSRKYALDSDDGRRLRRITDHARACTFAIHENVYPGRDKAKYVVRRLIRRAVLDGYQMDLREPFLHKLVPAVAEASKSVYPELSETIQRVTEVIQAEENAFFGTIDGGMTRIGRLFEQMRDEATVMVPGDEAADLNKTYGVPPELLQTIAAEQNFTFDWDGYREAMDQHAIDSGAGQKELFQTGPLETLKESLRETPFVGYDATEAECVVKGIITGDGKSTPDDDGQLLSHVDRPGDNPMRIVLNHSPFYGESGGQIGDVGTIKGKSFVFEVTDTQKHGGLIVHHGVLKSGELHEGVECTATVDTTRRDALARAHSATHILHYALHQNVGDHAQQQGSKVEADRLRFDFTNQKPIDDDVLQKIEREVCERIATPAEVTWKTVPLTEARAAGAMMLFGEKYPDPVRMVSIGDYSKELCAGTHVTNTQQVETFELLVEESVSAGTRRIQALTGPRAQSHRQQTRQLLTTIAKLLCTTDALAASGAAQLIADVRQIKKDLSAGKSSDHADSFSVAKDAVSTDVDDYMAVRNSVREITRMLNVSQDDVAGRIESLLADRESLIGQLKQASAGGKITAEDLIAQGETVGDVALVVAEVPGANPNVMRGWIDQIRKKSEGGSAVLLATVTGDKVLLVGGLSHSLVSAGLKAGEWVGAAASMVGGGGGGRPDLAQAGGKDPAKLPEALAAAKASMREQLESL is encoded by the coding sequence ATGAAGACCGACGAGCTGAGAGAAAAGTACCTCGAGTTCTTTGAGAGCAAGGGCTGCGTGCGACGCCCCAGTGACGTGCTCGTACCGACTTGGGACCCCTCCGTTCTGTTCACCCCCGCTGGGATGAACCAGTTCAAGGATCACTTTCTGGGCAAAGTCAAACTGGACTTCACCCGCGCGACGACTTGCCAAAAATGCTTGCGAACCGGGGACATCGACAACGTCGGCCGTACAGCGTATCACCACACGTTCTTTGAAATGCTCGGCAATTTCAGCTTCGGCGACTATTTCAAACATGATGCGATCGCCTGGGCTTGGGAATTCCTGACCTCCAAAAAGTGGCTTGCCATCCCAGCGGACAAGCTCACCGTCACGGTCTACAAGGACGACGACGAAGCGTACGGGATATGGAAAGAATCGATCGGGTTGCCCGATGCGGCGATTTCGCGAATGGACGAAGACGAAAACTTTTGGCCAGCGTCCGCGCCCAGCCAAGGTCCCGACGGCGTCTGCGGTCCTTGCAGTGAAATCTACTACCACTTGCCCGATGGCAGCGATGTCGAAATCTGGAACCTCGTGTTCACCCAGTTCAACCGCGTCGGAGAACCACCGAACAACCTGCAGCCGCTGCCGAGCAAAAACATTGACACGGGGATGGGACTGGAACGAACCGCCAGCGTCTTGCAGGGCGTCCCGACGAACTTCCACATCGATTCACTGTTCCCGATCGTTCAAGCCGCCGCGGAGGTGGTCAGCCGCAAGTACGCGTTGGACAGCGACGACGGGCGACGTTTGCGACGCATCACCGACCACGCACGCGCCTGCACATTCGCGATTCACGAGAACGTGTACCCCGGTCGCGACAAAGCCAAGTACGTGGTGCGACGGCTGATTCGCCGCGCGGTGTTGGACGGTTACCAAATGGACTTGCGGGAGCCTTTCCTGCACAAGCTGGTGCCGGCGGTCGCAGAAGCGAGCAAGTCGGTGTATCCCGAGCTGAGCGAAACCATCCAACGTGTCACGGAAGTCATCCAAGCGGAGGAGAACGCGTTCTTTGGGACGATCGACGGCGGTATGACTCGCATCGGACGACTGTTCGAACAAATGCGTGACGAAGCCACGGTGATGGTTCCCGGTGACGAAGCCGCTGATTTGAACAAGACCTATGGCGTGCCACCGGAGTTGCTGCAAACGATCGCTGCCGAACAGAACTTTACGTTCGACTGGGACGGGTACCGCGAAGCAATGGACCAGCACGCGATCGATAGCGGTGCCGGCCAAAAAGAATTGTTCCAAACCGGACCCCTGGAAACGCTGAAAGAATCCCTCCGCGAAACGCCCTTCGTCGGTTACGACGCGACCGAGGCCGAGTGCGTGGTCAAAGGAATCATCACCGGGGACGGTAAAAGCACTCCGGATGATGACGGGCAATTGCTCAGTCACGTCGATCGCCCTGGCGACAACCCAATGCGAATCGTGCTGAATCATTCGCCGTTTTACGGTGAATCGGGCGGCCAAATAGGCGATGTGGGCACGATCAAGGGCAAGTCGTTCGTATTCGAAGTCACCGATACGCAGAAACACGGCGGATTGATCGTCCATCACGGAGTGCTCAAAAGTGGTGAACTGCATGAAGGCGTGGAGTGCACCGCCACTGTCGACACGACGCGACGTGACGCGTTGGCTCGCGCCCACTCCGCGACTCACATCCTCCACTATGCGTTGCACCAAAATGTCGGCGATCACGCCCAGCAACAGGGCAGCAAGGTGGAGGCCGACCGGCTGCGGTTTGACTTCACGAACCAAAAACCGATCGACGACGACGTGCTGCAGAAGATCGAACGTGAGGTCTGTGAACGTATCGCAACGCCGGCCGAGGTGACTTGGAAAACCGTACCACTGACTGAAGCACGCGCCGCGGGCGCGATGATGCTGTTCGGCGAAAAGTACCCCGATCCAGTGCGCATGGTTTCCATCGGCGACTACAGCAAAGAACTCTGCGCGGGAACCCACGTGACGAACACCCAACAAGTCGAGACGTTTGAGTTGCTCGTCGAAGAAAGCGTTTCAGCAGGCACACGACGCATCCAAGCCTTGACCGGCCCGCGTGCTCAATCGCACCGACAGCAGACTCGCCAACTGTTGACAACGATCGCCAAACTGCTCTGCACCACGGATGCGTTGGCCGCCAGTGGCGCCGCGCAGTTGATCGCGGATGTTCGTCAGATCAAGAAAGATCTCAGCGCGGGCAAGTCCTCCGATCACGCCGATTCGTTCTCGGTGGCCAAGGATGCAGTGTCGACGGATGTCGATGATTACATGGCGGTTCGCAACAGTGTTCGCGAAATCACCCGAATGCTGAACGTCTCCCAGGACGACGTTGCAGGCCGCATCGAGAGCCTACTGGCGGATCGTGAGAGTCTGATCGGGCAACTCAAACAAGCCAGTGCGGGTGGCAAGATCACCGCCGAAGACTTGATCGCGCAAGGCGAAACCGTCGGCGACGTCGCATTGGTGGTGGCCGAAGTTCCAGGGGCCAACCCGAACGTCATGCGAGGTTGGATCGATCAAATCCGCAAGAAGAGCGAGGGCGGTTCGGCAGTACTGCTGGCAACCGTCACGGGCGACAAAGTGCTGCTGGTCGGCGGCTTGAGCCACTCGTTGGTCTCAGCCGGTTTGAAAGCCGGCGAGTGGGTGGGAGCTGCAGCATCGATGGTCGGCGGCGGCGGCGGCGGACGTCCAGACTTGGCGCAAGCCGGCGGAAAGGACCCCGCAAAACTGCCCGAAGCACTCGCAGCGGCCAAAGCATCGATGCGAGAGCAACTGGAAAGCCTCTAA
- a CDS encoding peroxiredoxin family protein, whose product MTLSLRLSASLCLLSLLCFGCSKSTDSDSSNASAAGVPSADGGVQSAAELAARGVSPDVGDDTFGHTYANASERADDVSRSQPAGADLTGMKPGDPPNNPASLIPEGGLTLADPSSSTDDGSTNARPLRDDLTPQELTGYLSATDRDMELIATGRAGISDQSKAMTTMMQIVEQKLEAARQLAEHPQATPEDKVTGIRGQMQALSHMAGGGDVQAAQKLETLAKEQVNSSDQRIASDSQIVLVGFAIESLRNGKANAETQMVELINQLAKSKNVDVAALMVMGQARNTLAMYGHATEAQSVGETISNVFGDSSDPMIANMAAQLAGNARFDETTRMINTTIQGGDVPVGQWSAAANRLIDAAPDLSSVQQLAGAALQFEALGLSELVDETFRVLTDRFPDADSETRTEVNIAMDAQKRREDVLGTLYQPSLPAVDGAPLSLADYRGKVVLMPLWAVTLEESLQVIPQLKLMRDADPDNIAIVGINLDPQEAPVEEFAQKSELGFRNFRSISSAQQRVANPVAVQFGAVSFPFVVILDQEGRVAALDFSGLQLQSSVQQLLKK is encoded by the coding sequence ATGACCCTCTCTCTTCGTCTTTCCGCTTCGCTCTGCTTGCTCAGCCTGCTCTGCTTCGGTTGCTCCAAGTCAACCGACAGTGATTCCAGTAACGCATCTGCCGCCGGCGTCCCATCGGCTGATGGCGGTGTTCAGAGCGCGGCCGAACTCGCTGCAAGAGGTGTTTCGCCAGACGTCGGCGATGATACGTTTGGTCACACCTATGCGAATGCCTCCGAACGCGCCGATGATGTGTCGCGGTCACAACCCGCCGGTGCCGATCTGACCGGAATGAAACCGGGAGATCCGCCAAACAATCCGGCATCCTTGATCCCAGAAGGCGGTCTGACGCTGGCTGATCCGTCCAGCTCCACAGACGATGGCAGCACAAACGCTCGCCCCTTGCGTGATGATCTGACTCCCCAAGAACTGACAGGCTACTTATCGGCTACCGATCGCGATATGGAACTGATCGCAACGGGACGCGCAGGCATCTCGGATCAAAGCAAAGCGATGACGACCATGATGCAAATCGTCGAGCAAAAGTTGGAAGCCGCGAGGCAACTTGCGGAGCATCCCCAGGCGACACCCGAGGACAAGGTCACCGGCATCCGCGGCCAAATGCAAGCGCTGTCACACATGGCCGGCGGCGGTGATGTCCAAGCCGCCCAGAAACTGGAAACACTCGCAAAAGAACAAGTCAACTCGAGCGACCAACGGATCGCCTCGGACAGTCAAATCGTTTTGGTCGGATTTGCCATCGAATCGCTACGCAACGGCAAAGCCAACGCGGAAACCCAAATGGTTGAACTGATCAATCAACTTGCCAAATCCAAGAACGTGGACGTGGCAGCCCTGATGGTGATGGGCCAAGCTCGCAATACGCTGGCGATGTACGGACACGCGACAGAAGCCCAGAGTGTCGGTGAAACCATCTCCAACGTGTTTGGCGATTCGTCGGATCCGATGATCGCCAACATGGCTGCTCAATTGGCCGGGAACGCTCGGTTCGATGAGACGACACGGATGATCAATACGACGATCCAAGGAGGTGACGTACCGGTGGGCCAATGGTCGGCTGCCGCGAATCGCTTGATCGACGCCGCACCTGACTTGAGCAGCGTTCAACAGCTCGCCGGCGCCGCGTTGCAATTCGAAGCGTTGGGGTTGAGCGAGTTGGTCGACGAGACCTTTCGCGTCCTGACGGATCGATTTCCCGACGCTGATTCGGAAACGCGGACAGAAGTCAACATCGCGATGGATGCACAGAAGCGTCGAGAGGACGTGCTCGGGACGCTTTATCAACCGAGCTTGCCCGCCGTCGATGGGGCACCACTATCTCTGGCCGACTACCGCGGCAAAGTCGTCTTGATGCCGTTGTGGGCGGTCACACTGGAGGAATCCTTGCAAGTGATCCCACAACTAAAACTGATGCGTGATGCCGACCCGGACAACATCGCGATCGTGGGAATCAACTTGGATCCCCAAGAGGCTCCGGTGGAAGAATTTGCACAGAAGTCGGAACTCGGTTTCCGGAATTTCCGTAGCATCTCCTCGGCACAGCAACGTGTGGCCAACCCGGTGGCCGTTCAATTCGGTGCCGTGTCGTTTCCGTTTGTGGTGATCCTGGACCAGGAAGGCCGCGTGGCGGCATTGGATTTCTCAGGGCTGCAACTGCAGTCATCGGTGCAGCAGTTGCTCAAAAAGTAA
- a CDS encoding M13 family metallopeptidase, whose protein sequence is MRIPFALAAFFIAVSGITVISANAQESATNKVSGIDRALFSQAISPGENFYLYGNEKWLEETKIPGDKSNYGIFTVLDDETRQQVRELIESAAASDAEQGSAAQKVGDLYESVLNVEARNQAGIEPIRPMLEAVSKIESKEDLSSTMGQLRTRGIGGPVVPYISVDAKDSDSYTVYVTQSGLTMPDRDYYIVDEDRYKVLRDQMVQYATDMLAFADHPAPAKAAKAILELETQIAQIQWTKTQNRDPKATYNPHTAAEVDQMLGSLNWLRLAEQSNVGGRDKYVVRQPSFFTDMAKIFEETPLQTWKDYLTFHVLDDYASGLTETIEKRHFDFHETAISGIAEQQPMWKRGVDVTGEVLGELVGQLYVEKHFKPEAKQRMTELVDNLKRAFADRIRTRDWMGDGTKMQALEKLSKFNTKIGYPDEWKDYSKLQIDDGTLADHLIASAEFEYQRDVDRLGEPVDRNEWHMTPQTINAYYSPTMNEIVFPAAILQPPFFNMAADDAVNYGGIGAVIGHEISHGFDDKGSEYDGNGNLRMWWTEDDRKEFERRAEGLVGQFNKFEPEKGNFVNGELTLGENIGDLGGLSVAYEAYRLSLDGKEAPVIDGLTGDQRFFLGWSQIWRRLYRKPELLRRLIVDPHSPSEYRVNGIVRNMDAWYEAFGIKPEDKLYLAPEDRVRIW, encoded by the coding sequence ATGAGAATCCCTTTCGCATTGGCCGCTTTCTTCATCGCAGTCTCAGGTATCACCGTCATCAGTGCCAACGCCCAGGAATCGGCGACGAACAAGGTTTCGGGGATTGACCGAGCCTTGTTCAGTCAAGCCATTTCCCCGGGAGAGAATTTCTACCTCTACGGCAATGAAAAGTGGTTGGAGGAAACCAAGATCCCCGGCGACAAATCCAACTACGGGATCTTCACCGTCCTGGACGACGAGACTCGCCAGCAAGTTCGTGAGTTGATCGAGTCTGCCGCCGCATCCGATGCGGAACAAGGCAGCGCCGCTCAGAAAGTCGGTGATCTGTACGAAAGCGTTCTGAACGTCGAAGCAAGAAATCAAGCAGGGATCGAACCGATTCGACCGATGCTCGAGGCGGTTTCCAAGATCGAGTCGAAGGAGGATTTGTCATCAACGATGGGGCAACTCCGGACACGTGGAATCGGTGGCCCGGTCGTCCCGTACATTTCCGTCGATGCCAAGGACAGTGATTCGTACACGGTCTACGTCACTCAGTCCGGATTGACGATGCCCGATCGAGATTACTACATCGTCGACGAAGATCGCTACAAGGTGTTGCGCGATCAAATGGTCCAATACGCCACCGACATGTTGGCGTTCGCAGATCACCCCGCCCCTGCCAAGGCTGCCAAGGCGATCTTGGAGCTTGAAACACAGATCGCGCAGATCCAGTGGACCAAGACTCAGAATCGAGACCCCAAAGCGACCTACAATCCACACACGGCCGCCGAAGTCGACCAGATGCTCGGCTCACTCAACTGGCTGCGACTGGCGGAACAATCAAACGTCGGTGGGCGTGACAAGTACGTGGTCCGCCAACCGTCGTTCTTCACCGACATGGCGAAGATCTTTGAGGAAACACCGCTGCAAACGTGGAAGGACTATCTGACGTTTCATGTCTTGGACGACTACGCCTCGGGGCTGACAGAAACCATCGAGAAACGACACTTTGATTTTCACGAGACCGCAATCAGTGGTATCGCAGAACAGCAGCCGATGTGGAAACGTGGCGTCGATGTCACCGGCGAAGTTTTGGGTGAACTGGTGGGGCAACTCTACGTCGAAAAACATTTCAAGCCCGAAGCCAAGCAGCGAATGACGGAGCTGGTGGACAACCTGAAACGTGCATTTGCTGATCGCATTCGCACCCGTGACTGGATGGGCGATGGGACGAAGATGCAAGCCCTGGAGAAACTCTCCAAGTTCAATACCAAGATCGGCTATCCGGATGAGTGGAAGGATTACAGCAAGCTGCAGATCGACGATGGCACTCTGGCCGATCACTTGATCGCATCCGCCGAGTTTGAATACCAACGCGACGTCGATCGATTGGGTGAACCCGTGGATCGCAATGAATGGCACATGACGCCACAAACGATCAACGCATACTACAGCCCGACGATGAACGAGATCGTGTTTCCGGCGGCGATCCTGCAGCCTCCCTTTTTCAATATGGCTGCCGATGACGCCGTCAACTACGGCGGAATCGGCGCGGTGATCGGTCACGAGATCAGCCACGGATTTGACGACAAAGGCAGTGAGTACGACGGTAATGGAAACCTGCGAATGTGGTGGACGGAAGACGACCGCAAGGAGTTTGAGCGTCGAGCTGAAGGACTGGTCGGTCAGTTCAACAAGTTCGAGCCGGAGAAAGGAAACTTCGTCAACGGCGAGTTGACCTTGGGAGAAAATATCGGCGATCTCGGTGGCCTGAGTGTTGCCTACGAAGCTTATCGGTTGTCACTCGACGGCAAAGAAGCACCTGTGATCGATGGCTTGACCGGAGATCAACGCTTTTTCCTAGGTTGGTCCCAGATTTGGCGACGCTTGTATCGCAAGCCCGAGTTGCTGCGACGGTTGATCGTCGACCCCCACAGCCCCAGCGAATATCGCGTCAACGGCATCGTTCGCAACATGGACGCATGGTACGAAGCGTTCGGAATCAAACCGGAAGATAAACTGTATTTGGCCCCCGAAGACCGCGTCCGCATTTGGTGA